A window of Ketobacter sp. MCCC 1A13808 contains these coding sequences:
- the aat gene encoding leucyl/phenylalanyl-tRNA--protein transferase, producing MIKIPVLDYESQGFPPIEHALADPDGLLAAGGDLRPERLIEAYSLGIFPWYSDDQPILWWSPSPRTVLFTQELHISRSLHKTLGKGKYNVTMDQAFESVIRACAAPRRDSEGTWITEDMIQAYMHLHSLGYAHSVETWLDDQLVGGLYGIALGTLYFGESMFSRADNASKIAFVHLVGQLKQWGFPIIDCQVGNPHLSSLGARPIKRSQFKSYLSSNVPPLTKLLTARPPKWELRWKYSVS from the coding sequence ATGATTAAAATCCCTGTACTGGACTATGAAAGCCAAGGCTTCCCACCGATCGAGCACGCGCTCGCAGACCCGGATGGCTTACTAGCAGCAGGCGGTGATCTACGACCGGAGCGATTGATAGAAGCCTACTCACTGGGAATTTTTCCCTGGTATTCCGATGACCAGCCCATTCTCTGGTGGTCACCCAGCCCCCGCACCGTGCTGTTTACCCAAGAACTGCACATATCCAGAAGCCTGCACAAGACGCTGGGCAAAGGCAAATACAACGTCACCATGGACCAGGCTTTTGAATCCGTGATCCGCGCCTGTGCAGCGCCCCGACGCGACAGCGAGGGTACCTGGATCACTGAAGACATGATCCAGGCTTATATGCACCTTCACAGCTTAGGATACGCGCACTCCGTAGAAACATGGCTCGACGACCAATTAGTAGGCGGCCTTTATGGCATTGCCTTGGGCACTCTTTATTTCGGCGAATCCATGTTTAGCCGGGCTGACAATGCATCTAAAATTGCATTTGTTCATTTGGTAGGCCAACTCAAGCAATGGGGCTTCCCAATCATTGATTGCCAGGTTGGCAATCCCCACCTGAGCAGTCTGGGGGCACGACCTATTAAACGCAGTCAGTTCAAATCCTATCTGTCTTCCAACGTGCCCCCACTTACTAAGCTACTAACTGCACGCCCGCCAAAATGGGAGCTTCGATGGAAATATTCTGTAAGCTGA
- a CDS encoding arginyltransferase — MTDLAAVKFFVTPLHQCSYLPRNDAITLFADPKANLDHNLYSELSEVGFRRSGNYLYRPHCRQCSACIPVRIPVEQYQFSRKHKRIWNKNKDLTIQRVEAVFKDEHYDLYARYIEEKHNDGDMYPPTPEQYESFLLSDWGNTCFYEFRDQDNKLVAVAVTDVMENGLSAVYTFYCTQNAKRSLGVMAVLWQIKECRNRNLPALYLGYWIKDCQKMKYKTEYSPLEMYVNNHWISVST, encoded by the coding sequence ATGACTGATCTCGCAGCTGTAAAATTTTTTGTAACACCACTGCATCAATGTAGTTATTTGCCCCGGAATGATGCAATCACCCTGTTTGCTGATCCCAAGGCGAATCTGGATCATAATCTCTACAGCGAATTGTCCGAGGTTGGTTTCCGGCGCAGCGGAAATTACCTTTATCGCCCCCACTGCCGCCAATGCTCGGCCTGCATTCCCGTCCGTATACCTGTTGAGCAATATCAATTCTCCCGCAAACACAAGCGCATCTGGAATAAGAACAAAGATCTGACAATTCAGCGAGTTGAAGCGGTTTTTAAAGACGAACATTACGATCTTTACGCGCGCTATATTGAAGAAAAGCATAATGATGGTGACATGTACCCACCCACGCCAGAACAATATGAGTCTTTCTTGCTCAGCGATTGGGGCAACACCTGCTTTTATGAATTCAGAGATCAAGACAACAAGCTGGTCGCGGTGGCGGTAACCGACGTAATGGAAAATGGCTTGTCCGCAGTGTACACCTTCTATTGCACCCAGAATGCCAAGCGCAGTCTGGGCGTAATGGCAGTACTCTGGCAAATAAAGGAATGTCGAAATAGGAATCTACCGGCTTTGTATTTGGGTTACTGGATCAAAGACTGCCAGAAAATGAAATACAAAACCGAATATAGCCCATTAGAAATGTATGTGAACAATCATTGGATTTCTGTTTCCACCTAG
- the infA gene encoding translation initiation factor IF-1 has protein sequence MSKEDSIEMEGTITETLPNTMFRVELDNGHVVTAHISGKMRKNYIRILTGDRVKVEMTPYDLSKGRITYRVR, from the coding sequence ATGTCGAAAGAAGATTCCATTGAAATGGAAGGGACTATAACTGAAACCCTTCCTAACACCATGTTCCGGGTGGAACTAGATAACGGCCACGTGGTAACGGCCCATATCTCGGGAAAGATGCGCAAGAACTATATTCGCATTCTGACCGGAGATCGCGTTAAAGTTGAAATGACCCCTTATGATCTATCCAAGGGTCGCATCACTTACCGCGTGCGCTAA
- the clpA gene encoding ATP-dependent Clp protease ATP-binding subunit ClpA, translating to MLSKDLEVTLNLAFRDARTKRHEYMTVEHLLLALLDNDAASTVLKACGTNLDELRSDLANFVDETTPLIPSGDSDRETQPTLGFQRVLQRAVFHVQSSGKKEVTGANVLVAIFSEQESQAVYFLKKQSVARIDVVNYIAHGISKVSDESHNIEEPGHEVHEDDQGSEGASKSPLESYATNLNDQALAGRIDPLVGRDEEVERTVQILCRRRKNNPLLVGEPGVGKTAIAEGLAKRIVDNEVPDAIEGSVVYSLDLGALLAGTKYRGDFEKRLKSLLAELRKKSHAILFIDEIHTIIGAGAASGGVMDASNLLKPMLASGDIKCIGSTTFQEYRGIFEKDRALARRFQKIDVTEPSVDETFEILKGLKSRFEEHHDIKYSNKALRAAAELSARYINDRHLPDKAIDVIDEVGAFQRLQAPNKRKKVISVSDVEAIISKIARIPPKTVSANDKELLSNLERDLKMVVFGQNEAIEVLSSAIKLARAGLNHPDRPIGSFLFAGPTGVGKTEVTKQLAKVMGMELIRFDMSEYMERHTVSRLIGAPPGYVGYDQGGLLTEAVTKSPHAVLLLDEIEKAHPEVFNLLLQVMDHGTLTDNNGRKADFRNVILVMTTNAGADSVSRASIGFTQQDHSSDGMEALKRMFTPEFRNRLDTVIQFKNLDMSVIKGVVDKFLTELQAQLDDKRVMLDVDDSARTWLAEKGYDKDMGARPMNRLIQEKLKRPLAEKILFGELSESGGTVHVHEEAGELIFDTEPA from the coding sequence ATGTTAAGCAAAGATCTGGAAGTCACATTGAATCTGGCGTTCAGAGACGCTCGGACTAAGCGTCACGAATATATGACCGTTGAGCACTTGCTGCTAGCACTGCTAGATAACGATGCGGCATCAACGGTTTTGAAGGCCTGCGGAACCAACCTGGATGAACTTCGTTCAGATTTGGCGAATTTTGTCGACGAAACGACTCCTCTCATCCCATCCGGTGACAGTGATCGTGAAACTCAGCCTACATTGGGATTTCAGCGGGTGTTACAACGTGCTGTATTTCATGTTCAGTCTTCGGGCAAGAAAGAGGTGACCGGTGCGAATGTGCTGGTGGCGATCTTTAGTGAACAGGAAAGCCAGGCAGTTTATTTTCTGAAGAAACAAAGTGTGGCCCGGATCGATGTGGTCAATTACATTGCCCACGGGATATCCAAGGTTTCGGACGAATCTCATAATATTGAGGAGCCGGGCCATGAGGTACATGAGGATGACCAGGGCTCAGAAGGCGCGTCTAAGTCGCCTTTGGAGTCCTATGCGACCAATCTTAATGATCAGGCCTTGGCGGGTCGTATAGACCCGCTGGTGGGGCGCGACGAAGAAGTTGAGCGCACAGTTCAGATTCTGTGTCGCCGGCGCAAGAACAATCCGCTGCTGGTCGGTGAGCCCGGAGTCGGAAAAACCGCCATAGCGGAAGGGTTGGCAAAGCGCATTGTCGATAACGAAGTGCCCGATGCGATTGAAGGCAGCGTGGTTTACTCACTGGATCTTGGTGCTTTGTTGGCGGGTACGAAATATCGCGGTGATTTCGAAAAACGTCTCAAGTCGTTGCTGGCTGAATTACGTAAGAAGTCACACGCCATTTTATTCATCGATGAAATTCACACCATCATCGGTGCCGGCGCCGCCTCTGGCGGTGTTATGGATGCTTCTAATCTGCTGAAACCCATGTTGGCATCGGGTGATATCAAATGTATTGGGTCAACCACGTTTCAAGAGTATCGCGGTATCTTTGAAAAGGATCGGGCACTAGCCAGGCGTTTCCAGAAAATAGATGTCACTGAGCCCAGTGTGGATGAAACCTTTGAAATTCTAAAGGGCTTAAAGTCTCGTTTCGAAGAGCATCATGACATCAAGTATTCAAACAAGGCTCTGCGAGCGGCTGCTGAGTTGTCAGCACGGTATATTAATGACCGGCACCTGCCTGACAAAGCCATTGATGTCATCGATGAGGTGGGCGCGTTTCAGCGTCTACAAGCACCAAATAAACGGAAGAAAGTAATCTCTGTCAGCGATGTGGAAGCCATCATTTCCAAAATTGCCCGAATACCACCGAAAACCGTTTCGGCGAATGACAAAGAGCTGCTATCCAATCTTGAACGAGACCTGAAAATGGTCGTATTCGGTCAAAACGAAGCGATTGAAGTTTTATCCAGTGCCATCAAGTTGGCCAGGGCAGGGCTGAATCATCCGGATCGTCCCATTGGTTCATTCTTGTTTGCGGGGCCGACGGGTGTGGGTAAAACTGAGGTAACCAAGCAGCTGGCGAAAGTCATGGGCATGGAGCTTATTCGCTTTGATATGTCTGAATACATGGAACGACATACCGTATCCAGGTTAATAGGCGCACCTCCGGGTTACGTGGGTTACGACCAGGGTGGTTTGCTGACGGAAGCTGTCACCAAGTCGCCTCACGCTGTTTTGTTGCTCGACGAGATAGAAAAAGCACACCCTGAGGTGTTCAATCTATTGTTGCAGGTAATGGATCACGGGACTTTGACAGATAATAATGGCCGCAAAGCCGATTTCCGCAACGTAATTCTGGTGATGACCACCAATGCCGGAGCGGATTCTGTTAGCAGGGCCTCGATCGGCTTTACACAGCAAGATCACAGTAGTGACGGAATGGAGGCACTTAAGCGTATGTTTACACCTGAGTTCCGTAATCGTCTCGATACCGTAATCCAGTTCAAAAACCTGGATATGAGTGTAATAAAAGGTGTGGTGGATAAATTCCTCACCGAGTTGCAGGCGCAACTGGACGATAAGCGAGTAATGCTGGACGTTGATGACAGTGCGCGCACCTGGTTGGCAGAGAAAGGCTACGACAAAGACATGGGCGCTCGTCCGATGAATCGCTTGATTCAGGAAAAGCTAAAGCGACCCCTGGCTGAGAAAATACTCTTCGGTGAGCTTTCCGAAAGCGGTGGAACAGTCCATGTTCACGAAGAAGCAGGGGAGCTGATTTTTGATACGGAACCCGCCTGA
- the clpS gene encoding ATP-dependent Clp protease adapter ClpS, with protein MESMGGEPSNPDSDLEGGVAVEESRPEVAPPPMYQVVMLDDDFTPMEFVVDVLQLFFGMNREKATQIMLTVHTQGKASCGAFTRDVAETKVAQIIKYARENQHPLMCEVEKFG; from the coding sequence ATGGAGAGCATGGGAGGCGAGCCATCCAATCCTGATTCTGATCTCGAGGGCGGAGTTGCTGTCGAAGAGTCAAGGCCCGAAGTGGCGCCACCGCCGATGTATCAGGTGGTGATGTTGGATGACGATTTTACGCCTATGGAGTTTGTGGTAGATGTATTGCAGCTGTTTTTTGGGATGAATCGTGAGAAAGCGACACAGATCATGTTAACGGTTCATACTCAAGGCAAAGCCAGCTGTGGCGCATTTACAAGAGACGTCGCTGAAACGAAAGTTGCTCAGATTATTAAATACGCAAGGGAAAATCAGCATCCCTTGATGTGTGAGGTGGAGAAATTCGGATAA
- a CDS encoding cold shock domain-containing protein, with amino-acid sequence MATGKVKWFNNAKGYGFVRPDCGGEDLFVHYSYICMDGYRSLKAGQQVTYDIREAPKGLHAVNINIIGTDQSSAPTEENQTESANDAVGSVELHPTLHAEAV; translated from the coding sequence ATGGCAACCGGGAAAGTGAAATGGTTCAATAACGCCAAGGGTTACGGCTTTGTTCGTCCTGATTGCGGTGGAGAAGATCTTTTTGTCCACTATTCGTATATCTGCATGGACGGATACAGAAGCCTGAAAGCGGGACAGCAAGTTACCTATGATATAAGGGAAGCTCCGAAAGGTCTTCACGCGGTCAATATCAATATTATTGGTACAGATCAGTCTAGCGCCCCCACTGAGGAAAACCAAACAGAAAGCGCCAACGATGCTGTCGGTTCAGTTGAACTGCACCCGACACTTCACGCGGAAGCTGTCTGA
- the icd gene encoding NADP-dependent isocitrate dehydrogenase gives MGYQKIKVPADSDKITVNADLSLNVPNHPIIPYIEGDGIGVDITPVMLKVTDAAIEKAYGNKRSIAWMEIFCGEKSTKVYGPDEWMPEETLEALREYIIGIKGPLTTPVGGGIRSLNVALRQELDLYVCQRPVRWFKGVPSPVHCPEKTNMVIFRENSEDIYAGIEWQADSDDAKKVIRFLQEEMGVTKIRFPEGCGIGIKPVSKEGTQRLVRKAIQYAIDNDHPSVTLVHKGNIMKFTEGAFKDWGYELAAERFGAEPLDGGPWHVFTNPKTGNEIIVKDVIADAFLQQILMRPDEYSVIATLNLNGDYISDALAAEVGGIGIAPGANIGGSVAVFEATHGTAPKYAGQDKVNPGSLILSAEMMLRHMGWTEAADLVINGMQGAIEAKTVTYDFERLMPDATLLRCSEFGDAILKHMDS, from the coding sequence ATGGGGTACCAAAAGATCAAGGTTCCGGCAGATAGTGACAAAATCACTGTTAACGCGGACCTGTCCCTGAATGTCCCGAACCATCCTATCATTCCTTACATCGAAGGCGATGGAATCGGAGTTGATATTACACCAGTAATGCTGAAAGTGACCGATGCTGCTATCGAAAAAGCATACGGCAATAAACGTTCAATAGCCTGGATGGAAATTTTCTGCGGGGAAAAATCAACAAAAGTGTATGGTCCGGACGAGTGGATGCCGGAAGAAACACTAGAAGCATTGCGTGAATACATTATCGGAATTAAAGGACCGCTGACTACGCCGGTGGGTGGCGGGATTCGTTCATTGAATGTTGCCTTGAGACAAGAGCTGGATTTGTACGTGTGTCAGCGTCCTGTTCGCTGGTTTAAAGGTGTGCCGAGCCCGGTTCATTGTCCTGAAAAAACCAATATGGTGATCTTCCGGGAAAACTCAGAAGATATCTACGCCGGTATCGAGTGGCAAGCCGACAGTGATGACGCGAAAAAAGTTATTCGCTTCTTGCAAGAAGAAATGGGCGTCACCAAAATCCGCTTCCCTGAAGGTTGCGGCATTGGTATTAAACCTGTTTCCAAAGAGGGCACGCAGCGGCTGGTTCGTAAAGCAATTCAGTACGCTATAGACAATGATCATCCTTCGGTGACTCTGGTCCACAAAGGCAACATCATGAAGTTTACCGAAGGTGCCTTCAAAGACTGGGGTTACGAGCTGGCGGCTGAGCGTTTTGGAGCAGAACCTCTGGATGGTGGTCCTTGGCATGTTTTCACTAACCCGAAAACGGGCAATGAAATTATCGTTAAAGACGTTATCGCGGATGCATTTTTGCAACAGATCCTGATGCGCCCGGATGAATATTCGGTGATAGCGACGTTGAACCTGAACGGGGATTATATTTCTGATGCGCTAGCAGCAGAAGTTGGCGGTATCGGTATTGCACCGGGCGCTAATATTGGAGGCAGTGTGGCGGTGTTCGAAGCCACTCACGGTACAGCACCCAAATACGCGGGTCAGGATAAAGTAAATCCGGGGTCCTTGATTCTGTCTGCCGAAATGATGTTGCGTCATATGGGTTGGACAGAAGCAGCTGATCTGGTGATTAACGGAATGCAAGGTGCCATTGAAGCTAAAACGGTTACTTACGACTTTGAGCGCCTGATGCCGGATGCCACCCTTTTGCGCTGCTCCGAGTTTGGCGACGCGATCTTAAAGCATATGGACAGCTAA
- a CDS encoding pseudouridine synthase yields MMTPNQILLFNKPFRVMSQFTQLDGKSTLAEFIQEPEIYPAGRLDFDSEGLLLLTGNGRLQHHLTDPRHKQPKTYWVQIEGDISESGLQRLRQGVNLKDGTTLPAKAKRFAPPSDLWPRHPPIRQRANIPTCWIELIITEGRNRQVRRMTAAVGHPTLRLIRYAIGDWSLDSLLPGKCRIETVSDQLLKSALERKPKHKKNYQRSRAK; encoded by the coding sequence ATGATGACCCCAAACCAAATCCTGCTGTTCAATAAACCCTTCCGGGTCATGAGCCAATTCACTCAACTGGATGGCAAATCCACCTTGGCAGAGTTCATTCAGGAGCCGGAAATATACCCTGCCGGCAGGCTTGATTTTGACTCAGAAGGCCTGCTATTGCTCACCGGAAACGGCCGCCTACAACACCATTTAACCGACCCCCGGCACAAGCAGCCGAAAACCTATTGGGTGCAAATTGAAGGCGATATTTCGGAATCTGGACTGCAACGATTGCGTCAAGGAGTCAATTTGAAAGACGGCACTACCCTGCCCGCCAAAGCAAAACGATTCGCCCCCCCATCAGACCTCTGGCCCCGCCACCCGCCAATCCGACAGCGCGCAAACATACCCACTTGCTGGATCGAGCTGATCATTACAGAAGGACGCAATCGTCAGGTACGGCGCATGACAGCAGCGGTAGGTCACCCCACCCTGAGATTGATCCGGTATGCGATAGGAGATTGGTCTCTGGATTCACTTCTGCCGGGCAAATGCAGAATAGAAACTGTGTCTGATCAGTTACTGAAAAGCGCTCTCGAGCGTAAGCCCAAGCACAAAAAAAACTACCAGCGATCACGCGCTAAATGA
- the moaE gene encoding molybdopterin synthase catalytic subunit MoaE, which produces MKQSDIRVQPEDFDFGKEYQNLRSRSGGAGALVFFAGLVRDFNAGGGLSGIVLEHYPAMTQKSLQRIAEDALRRWELAAITIIHRVGELHNHEQIVLVGVAARHRAEAFDAAQFIMDYLKTEAPFWKKEVLSSGETEWVDAKNSDHLARDRW; this is translated from the coding sequence ATGAAGCAGTCTGATATCCGTGTACAGCCAGAAGATTTCGACTTCGGTAAAGAATATCAAAATCTCAGGTCACGATCTGGGGGTGCTGGAGCGCTGGTTTTCTTCGCCGGGTTGGTGCGTGACTTCAACGCCGGGGGTGGGCTCAGCGGGATTGTCTTAGAACATTATCCGGCCATGACGCAAAAGTCACTGCAGCGTATTGCAGAAGATGCTCTGCGCCGCTGGGAGTTGGCCGCTATTACTATCATTCACCGGGTGGGTGAATTACACAACCACGAGCAAATCGTGCTGGTGGGTGTTGCGGCCCGGCACCGTGCAGAGGCGTTCGACGCGGCCCAGTTCATAATGGATTATTTGAAAACGGAAGCGCCTTTTTGGAAAAAAGAAGTGTTATCAAGCGGCGAAACAGAGTGGGTTGATGCGAAAAACTCGGATCATTTAGCGCGTGATCGCTGGTAG